A section of the Sporosarcina sp. ANT_H38 genome encodes:
- a CDS encoding RNA polymerase sigma factor, which produces MDEMELIIKAQQGDKVAYGELMNLRYRTVEKFAYQCGVHLDDIPDVTQEVFIKLYRFLHQFKQDRFTTWLYKVTLNTARDYYRKEHREREKKAKANGTNLYPAQNSAETQILLFEEDLELHNAILKLDEKYRIPLILFYFQDLSYQQIADVLNIPLSTVKTRLHRAKDGLKKAIDKNGGASYGK; this is translated from the coding sequence ATGGACGAAATGGAATTGATAATAAAAGCCCAACAAGGGGATAAGGTTGCCTATGGAGAACTAATGAATTTACGTTATCGGACGGTAGAGAAATTTGCCTACCAATGCGGTGTGCATCTTGACGATATACCGGATGTTACGCAAGAAGTGTTCATCAAGCTTTACAGGTTTCTGCATCAATTCAAACAAGACCGTTTCACGACATGGTTATATAAGGTTACGTTAAATACGGCCCGTGATTACTACAGGAAAGAACATCGTGAACGGGAAAAAAAAGCGAAGGCTAACGGAACTAACCTCTATCCAGCTCAGAATTCAGCTGAAACGCAGATACTTCTATTCGAAGAAGACCTCGAACTGCATAATGCGATTTTGAAGCTTGATGAAAAATACCGGATACCACTTATACTTTTCTATTTTCAGGACTTATCGTACCAACAAATTGCCGACGTGCTAAATATCCCTCTATCCACTGTGAAAACACGATTACATCGCGCTAAGGATGGCTTGAAAAAAGCAATCGACAAGAATGGAGGTGCGAGTTATGGAAAATAA
- a CDS encoding sodium-dependent transporter, with amino-acid sequence MKQRDQWSSKIGFVLAAAGSAIGLGAIWKFPYMVGMNGGSVFLLLFIICTIAIGLPILLAEFVIGRMGQADAITSLKRLAPGKKWPLIGWMGLAVSFILLSFYSVVGGWILSYLTRAIFFKLDATNHGDLFNTIIANPVEVLFAQAVFMGMTIWIVQSGIKGGIERASRWMMPMLFIFFIILAIRSLTLDGAMEGVRFLFVPDWSHLTGSTFLLALGQAFFSLSVGVTAMMTYASYLPKEEKLGQSAMNVALLNITISILAGLVIFPAVFALGHSPSEGPGLIFVILPAIFSQIPFGNLFMILFFILMLFATLTSSIAMLEIVVSSGIRERIERRKRASIVFGILIFVVGIPSALSFGVLSDVKIFGSSIFDFADTLTSKIGMPLGALLVSIFAGYVLTKSQTDDELRMHPVMNSLWKFLVRYAAPTAIVIIFIVWIIEL; translated from the coding sequence ATGAAGCAACGTGATCAATGGTCATCAAAAATCGGATTCGTTCTCGCAGCTGCCGGTAGTGCGATCGGACTCGGCGCAATATGGAAATTCCCATATATGGTAGGGATGAACGGCGGAAGTGTCTTCCTTCTACTGTTCATTATTTGTACAATTGCAATCGGACTTCCGATTTTGCTTGCAGAGTTCGTCATCGGTCGTATGGGACAGGCTGATGCAATTACATCACTAAAACGATTGGCGCCAGGTAAAAAGTGGCCTTTGATTGGCTGGATGGGACTTGCAGTTTCATTCATTCTCCTGTCATTTTACAGCGTGGTCGGCGGTTGGATTCTTTCCTACTTAACTCGAGCTATTTTCTTCAAACTCGATGCAACGAATCACGGAGATCTATTTAATACAATTATCGCCAATCCAGTAGAAGTTCTATTTGCCCAGGCGGTATTTATGGGGATGACAATTTGGATCGTCCAAAGTGGTATTAAAGGAGGTATCGAGCGGGCGAGCAGGTGGATGATGCCAATGCTGTTCATATTCTTCATTATTCTTGCAATCCGTTCATTAACATTGGATGGTGCAATGGAAGGTGTTCGATTCCTGTTTGTACCTGATTGGTCGCACTTGACAGGTTCGACATTTTTACTTGCACTTGGTCAAGCTTTCTTCTCACTGAGTGTTGGAGTAACGGCAATGATGACGTATGCTTCTTATTTACCGAAAGAAGAAAAATTAGGTCAATCAGCAATGAACGTTGCGCTTTTGAATATCACCATTTCAATTTTAGCGGGTCTTGTTATATTTCCTGCAGTGTTCGCACTCGGCCACTCACCTTCTGAAGGCCCTGGATTGATATTCGTCATTTTACCAGCAATTTTTAGCCAAATTCCGTTTGGTAATTTATTTATGATCTTATTCTTCATCTTGATGCTTTTCGCTACACTTACTTCTTCAATTGCAATGCTTGAAATTGTCGTATCAAGTGGTATCAGAGAGAGAATCGAACGTAGAAAACGTGCTTCAATTGTATTTGGAATTCTCATCTTTGTCGTTGGTATTCCAAGTGCACTGTCATTCGGAGTCTTGTCTGATGTGAAAATATTCGGCAGTTCTATCTTTGATTTTGCTGACACATTAACGAGCAAAATCGGTATGCCACTCGGTGCATTACTCGTTTCGATCTTTGCAGGCTATGTATTGACGAAGTCTCAAACTGACGACGAACTTCGCATGCATCCAGTGATGAATAGCCTTTGGAAATTTCTCGTCAGGTATGCAGCTCCTACTGCTATCGTCATCATTTTCATCGTATGGATTATCGAACTATAA